In the genome of Deltaproteobacteria bacterium, the window AACAGACGGCGCTGTCGTATTCGGTTCATCGAGCCGTGATGCGTCAGAAAATCGACCAGGTAAAGAGCAGCCGTGGCGAAAAAACCACGGACATAGAAGACCTCAGTCTGGACCGGGAGTATGGCAAATACTAGTGAGATCAAAAAATCCCTGATCGTGGTGACGGATGAATCCAAGGCCAGAAAGATTGTCCAACAGGTTCGCATCGCCGGCTACGAGCCGGCCGTGTTGCTGACCGTGGATGAAGCGCTTAAGCTCATGGCCTTTATCAACTACGATCTGGTGGTCATGGATGAAGATGTCGCAGACAAGGACAAACGTGTTCTGGCCTATGTGCTGACCATCCCTATGCAATTGCGGCGGAAAACGCTTTTTGTGCTTATCGGAACCAAGTACGCCACCAATGATCGTCTGAATGCATTCGTGATGGGACTGGACGCGCTGATTAACTATGCAGACATCGAGCGATTGGCCGGCAATCTTCAGATGATCGAAAAAGAGCATCGTCAGTTTTACCGTTTATTTTACAATATTATAGGATAAGCATAGTTTGATGAAAACGCAGGCCTCGGAAATGTCTAAAGACTTCTGCTCGTTTCCTCGCGTGGACCTTTCCCAGATTGATCCGGATACGAGTCTCATGGGGTTGATCCCCTACACGTTGGCGAAGCGATATCAAGTGCTTCCCCTGTTCAGGCGGGATCGCGAGCTGACGCTGGCCATGAAAGACCCCTCCAAACTCAGCACCTTGAACGATCTCGAGTTCCTGACAGGTCTTCAGATCATCCCGGTGCTGGCGGATGAGGAAGAGTTAGGCATCGCCATCGAAAAAAACTATTCGTCCGTGGAAGAACATGCCTTCGATAACATGGTCGAAGACATGGACTTGATGGGCGACGGCCTCGAACCCGAAACGCTCGACACCTCCGAGCACGAGCTGGACGTCGGCAAGCTACGCGAGTCCGCCGAGGGAACCCCTGTCGTAAAACTGGTCAATATCCTCCTTTCCGAGGCGATTCGGCGCGGCGCCAGTGACATTCATCTGGAACCGTACGAGAAATCGTTTCGTATCCGAATGCGAATCGACGGCGTTCTCCAACAGATCATGACCCCACCCAAGTCGATGCAAGCTCCTGTGACGAGCCGTCTGAAAATCATGAGCAGTCTGAACATAGCCGAGCGAAGGCTTCCTCAGGACGGCCGCATGAAAGTGAAGTTTCAGGGACGGGAAATCGATTTCCGCGTATCCACCCTGCCGGGCCTCTACGGAGAAAAAGTCGTTCTCCGTCTATTGGACAAGTCCAGTCTCTCTTTGGACATGGAGACCCTGGGGTTCAACCAGCAGGAGATGGACGATTTCGGCCGAGCCATTTCCATGCCTTGGGGAATGTTGCTGGTCACCGGTCCCACCGGAAGCGGAAAATCCACTACTTTGTACGCGGCCCTGAATCATATCAGCCACGAAGGCATCAACATCATGACGGTGGAGGATCCGGTCGAGTACAATATTGACGGGGTCAATCAGTTCCAGACCTACGAAAAAATCGGGCTTAATTTCGCCCGAGTGCTCCGTTCTTTCTTGCGACAGGACCCGGACGTGATCATGGTCGGTGAAATGCGGGACCGGGAGACCGCTGAAATCGGTGTCAAAGCGGCCCTTACCGGCCATCTGGTCCTCACCACGCTCCATACCAATGACTCTCCATCGACCATCACCCGACTGATCGATATGGAAATCGAACCTTATCTGATTGCGTCGTCCGTGAATTTAGTAATGAGCCAGCGCCTTGTAAGAAAGGTCTGTCAGGAATGCAAACAGCCGACGGAGTACAATCAGGCTTATCTGAAGAATATGGGATTCAGAGAGGAAGAATTGAGCGGGATCACCCTGTATCGCGGCGCAGGATGTCCCAAGTGCAACGACTCCGGATACAAAGGAAGAATGGCCCTGTTCGAGATCATGCCCGTTCGCGGTGGTTTGATCGAACTGATATCTAAAGGCGCCTCCACCGACGAAATCAGGGACGTGGCGAGGAGGCAGGGCCTCAGAACATTACGGGAAAGCGGCATCGCCCGGATAAAGGAAGGTCTCACGAGCGTGGACGAGGTCGTTAGGGTCACCGCCGAAGTGCAGTAAGATTCGAGGGAAGGCCGTCAACGCGACTGCGTTTGCCGAGCAATCACCAAAGACATCGAACGGATAAAGAGAGGCCCCGACGGGACGCAAGCGTGCGAAACGCCTCTCTGACTCCGGCGAATGAGAGAAGCGGCGTGCAGGGTCGGGTCATCATGCATATAGACATGGATGCGTTTTACGCAGCCGTGGAGCAAGCGGACCGGCCGGAGCTCAAAGGACGGCCCGTCATCGTCGGTGGCAGTCACAGAGGGGTCGTCTGCGCTGCTTCATACGAGGCGCGAGCGTACGGCGTCCGTTCGGCAATGCCCGTGTTTCTGGCGCGGAAGAACTGCCCGAACGGAATCTTTCTTCCCGTGCGTATGGATCGATACCGGGAGGTTTCGCTTCGCGTGATGGCGGCCGTCGGAACCATTTCACCTCTAGTGGAACAGGTTTCCATCGATGAAGCTTACGTCGACATGACGGGAATGGATCGGGTGTGGAAAACACCGCTGGATGCGGCCCGTGAAACCAAACGACGGGTGAAGCAAGCAGCCGGCGTCACCTGTTCCGTGGGGATCGCCCCGCTGAAATTTCTGGCCAAGATAGCCTCGGACTTGAACAAGCCCGACGGACTGACCGTACTATCTGAAGCGGAAACCGAGGCCTTCATCTTATCCCTTGCTATCGAAAAGATGCCCGGCGTAGGCAAGAAAGGCCTGGAACGAATGAGGAACATGGGAGTTTCCCGGGCCGGAGACTTGCTGAAAATACCGGAGAAAAACCTGGTTGCCGCATTTGGCCGATACGGGGAAGATCTATTGCGCATGGCGGCGGGCGTGGACACGTCCGAAGTAGTCCCCTCTCACCGCGCAAAATCCGTCAGTGCTGAAAACACGTTCGCCTATGATTTGGCGGACCGTGATGTGCTCAAGAAATGGTTGCTTGGGCAATCCGACCGCGTG includes:
- the pilB gene encoding type IV-A pilus assembly ATPase PilB codes for the protein MMKTQASEMSKDFCSFPRVDLSQIDPDTSLMGLIPYTLAKRYQVLPLFRRDRELTLAMKDPSKLSTLNDLEFLTGLQIIPVLADEEELGIAIEKNYSSVEEHAFDNMVEDMDLMGDGLEPETLDTSEHELDVGKLRESAEGTPVVKLVNILLSEAIRRGASDIHLEPYEKSFRIRMRIDGVLQQIMTPPKSMQAPVTSRLKIMSSLNIAERRLPQDGRMKVKFQGREIDFRVSTLPGLYGEKVVLRLLDKSSLSLDMETLGFNQQEMDDFGRAISMPWGMLLVTGPTGSGKSTTLYAALNHISHEGINIMTVEDPVEYNIDGVNQFQTYEKIGLNFARVLRSFLRQDPDVIMVGEMRDRETAEIGVKAALTGHLVLTTLHTNDSPSTITRLIDMEIEPYLIASSVNLVMSQRLVRKVCQECKQPTEYNQAYLKNMGFREEELSGITLYRGAGCPKCNDSGYKGRMALFEIMPVRGGLIELISKGASTDEIRDVARRQGLRTLRESGIARIKEGLTSVDEVVRVTAEVQ
- a CDS encoding DNA polymerase IV codes for the protein MHIDMDAFYAAVEQADRPELKGRPVIVGGSHRGVVCAASYEARAYGVRSAMPVFLARKNCPNGIFLPVRMDRYREVSLRVMAAVGTISPLVEQVSIDEAYVDMTGMDRVWKTPLDAARETKRRVKQAAGVTCSVGIAPLKFLAKIASDLNKPDGLTVLSEAETEAFILSLAIEKMPGVGKKGLERMRNMGVSRAGDLLKIPEKNLVAAFGRYGEDLLRMAAGVDTSEVVPSHRAKSVSAENTFAYDLADRDVLKKWLLGQSDRVAQRLRRIGLKGRTVTLKLKRSNFTMQTRRQSLSCYTDETNVIYDAAVSLLDQKPLGGNIRLTGVGVTNFLSEQDPPFWEKFEEREERGHDLEEAVDDLRHRYGNGIIRRASTLDLT